AAGTATCAACAACGAACAAACGTTTGCCGGAAAGTTGTTTTACAGCTTTAGCTTTCAAGTCAGCCCAAGCTTCTTCAGAACATGGTTTGTTGTCGTTTTTATATTCTTCGGAAGTCCACCATACAGAATCAGCAGAAGCTTCATTTTTAACGAAGAATTTATCTTTAGGAGAACGACCGGTGTAGATACCTGTCATTACGTTCACAGCGCCTAATTCAGTAACTTGACCTTTTTCAAAGCCTTCCAGACTCGGTTTTGTTTCTTCAGCGAACAAAACGTCATAAGACGGATTGTGCAAAATCTCGGTCACACCTGTGATACCGTACTTGCTTAAATCTAAATTTGCCATTTTCTTTGAATTAATTAAAAATTGGTATTTTGTTTTATTATCTCTTTTCACCTTTAATTAAGAAGGGGATTGGGAACACCCCCTTGTAAATCCGGGTACAAAAGTAACACTTTCTTTGGAAAGGAAGAAGGTATTAGAGAAATTTTTCCCTAATTGAATCTCTTTTATAAATTCCTAACAATATCTGCAAACTGAACGTTGCAATTTGAAAGATTATCACTTACTTTGCAAGTCAGTATGCTAGCAATGCTGTGAAAATAAGATTAAAATCTGAATAAAAAATAATATGAAAGTAATTGATTTTGGCCAAACTAATTCGATTCTAAACCAGTACATATCCGAAATCAGGAATGTAGAAGTGCAAAATGACCGCCTGCGTTTCCGCCGTAATATCGAGCGTATCGGAGAAATCATGGCTTACGAAATGAGTAAAGAGTTTCAATACTCGGTAAAGAACATCCAGACACCATTGGGCATCGCTCCGGTCAGCACGCCGGACAACCAATTAGTAATCAGCACTATTCTACGTGCCGGTCTGCCTTTCCATCAAGGTTTTCTCAGTTATTTCGACGGGGCGGAGAATGCGTTTGTTTCCGCTTACCGCAAATATAAAGATACGCTAAAATTCGATATACACATAGAATATATCGCTTCTCCCCGCATTGATGACAAAACGCTGATTATCACCGACCCTATGCTGGCAACAGGAGGAAGTATGGAGCTTAGTTACCAAGCAATGCTGACTAAAGGACACCCTGCCGAAATTCATGTTGCTTCGATTATCGCCAGCCAAAAGGCTATCGATCATATAAAGAATGTATTTCCTGAAGACAAGACAACAATCTGGTGCGCAGCCATTGATCCTGAAATCAACGAACATTCTTACATTGTTCCGGGACTGGGCGATGCAGGCGATCTTGCCTATGGTGAAAAAGAATAAACGTTTAAAGATCCTTCCGATATTGCTGCGGTGAAACCCCAACCTGCTTCTTAAAGAACGTACCGAAATAGGAAGCATTGGGGAAACCGAAGGCATTTGAAATCTCCTGAATATCCTTCTGCGTATTTTTAAGTAATGAGATGCTCTTACGAATGATAGCTTTG
The Bacteroides caecimuris DNA segment above includes these coding regions:
- the upp gene encoding uracil phosphoribosyltransferase translates to MKVIDFGQTNSILNQYISEIRNVEVQNDRLRFRRNIERIGEIMAYEMSKEFQYSVKNIQTPLGIAPVSTPDNQLVISTILRAGLPFHQGFLSYFDGAENAFVSAYRKYKDTLKFDIHIEYIASPRIDDKTLIITDPMLATGGSMELSYQAMLTKGHPAEIHVASIIASQKAIDHIKNVFPEDKTTIWCAAIDPEINEHSYIVPGLGDAGDLAYGEKE